The Deltaproteobacteria bacterium genome window below encodes:
- a CDS encoding DUF4384 domain-containing protein, which yields MSLPFNSPYTLDEQKIDTLLSFRLKKGRFFEEECPGLLQVSIGLSEDATPEQVQSAQKHLQNCAICSATTKNWREIINVNNNKISDQVKSKKLFWLLPRGLLFACGVILLVLSATTLLSDLLDSGLNLITSNTPNIIYKGLNEKLYVAIERMGKRFRLTKGERLCNGDRVGFFYSASTPAYLALLSVSANGESTILFPREDEQSRAIAAGEEIALPVNGIFERKSRCEWIIGVFSTTPQQLITLISIAKQAALQASADCDIAYKISDARIVIIKP from the coding sequence GTGAGCCTGCCTTTTAATTCACCATATACATTGGATGAGCAAAAAATAGATACTTTGCTATCTTTTCGTTTAAAAAAAGGACGATTTTTTGAAGAAGAATGTCCAGGCCTACTGCAAGTGAGTATAGGACTTAGCGAAGACGCGACGCCAGAACAGGTTCAAAGTGCCCAAAAGCATTTGCAAAACTGCGCTATATGTTCGGCAACAACTAAAAATTGGCGTGAGATTATTAATGTCAATAATAACAAGATCAGCGACCAAGTAAAAAGTAAAAAATTATTTTGGTTATTGCCACGTGGGCTGCTATTTGCTTGTGGTGTAATACTATTAGTACTTAGTGCTACAACTTTATTGTCAGATTTGTTAGATTCGGGGCTTAACTTAATTACATCAAATACACCTAATATAATTTATAAGGGTTTAAATGAAAAGCTGTACGTAGCCATTGAAAGAATGGGTAAACGATTTCGTTTAACCAAAGGTGAACGTCTTTGCAATGGTGATCGGGTAGGATTTTTTTATTCTGCATCTACGCCAGCTTATTTAGCGCTATTGAGTGTTAGCGCAAATGGTGAGAGTACGATTTTATTCCCCAGAGAAGATGAGCAAAGCAGAGCTATAGCAGCAGGTGAAGAAATCGCATTACCAGTAAATGGCATTTTTGAAAGAAAAAGTCGCTGTGAATGGATAATTGGTGTCTTTTCTACAACACCACAACAACTAATAACCTTAATATCCATAGCAAAACAAGCTGCTCTGCAGGCTAGTGCAGATTGCGATATTGCTTATAAAATTTCTGATGCTCGCATAGTTATTATCAAACCATAA
- a CDS encoding RNA polymerase sigma factor, giving the protein MVAIENSELMAGIKQNDEEAHRRFWSIYFPIVHGICMKVLGEGFSANEISVEVLDDFLTKYIHTLESPKAILTYLQLMATRRSIKEKQRLDTAYDYHIENQVALNTVSPEDRATYHLIMPRLNICLNKLTPKVQRIVKMRYFEELSNSDIAVRLGISKQYIGRMLNSTMVVLRKCLERATFATKPTAETQEVGREPAF; this is encoded by the coding sequence ATGGTCGCTATTGAAAACAGCGAACTCATGGCTGGTATAAAACAAAACGATGAAGAAGCGCATCGTCGTTTTTGGTCGATATATTTTCCTATCGTACATGGCATTTGCATGAAAGTTTTAGGAGAGGGATTTTCTGCTAATGAGATAAGTGTTGAAGTGTTGGATGATTTTTTAACTAAATATATTCATACGTTAGAAAGTCCTAAAGCTATTCTTACTTATTTGCAATTGATGGCCACCCGTCGCTCCATCAAAGAAAAACAACGTCTCGATACAGCTTATGATTACCATATAGAAAATCAAGTCGCGCTAAATACAGTATCTCCAGAAGATAGGGCAACATATCATTTAATAATGCCCAGGCTTAATATTTGTCTTAATAAACTTACCCCTAAAGTTCAACGTATAGTAAAAATGCGATATTTTGAAGAATTATCAAATAGCGATATAGCTGTGCGTCTTGGCATATCAAAGCAATATATAGGTCGAATGCTAAATTCAACTATGGTTGTTTTGCGCAAGTGTCTTGAGCGAGCAACATTTGCAACAAAACCAACTGCAGAAACACAGGAGGTGGGTCGTGAGCCTGCCTTTTAA